From the genome of Candidatus Competibacteraceae bacterium:
CACCGTGTCACCTAACAATCATTTTAGACTGTCGGACACGGGTACGGTGCGACGACCATGCGCTCAATCTTCCAGCGCTTCCCGAATCCGGGCCGCCAGCGCCTTGAGTTCCCCGGGATCGCCGGGTGCGCGACCGTGGGCGCCGGCGCGCTGCCCTTCCCGCATCGGCACGATGTGGACATGGTAATGGGGTACGGTTTGACCGGCGGCGGCGCCGTTGAACTGGCTGATGCGCAACCCGTCGGGCGCCAGCGCCTTATGCACGGCACGGGCGATGCGTTGGGTGGTCCTGGTCACGGCCAACAGGTCCGATTCGGCGATCTCCAGCAGGTTGGCGGCATGTGTCTTGGAAATCACCAGCGCATGACCCGGACTGGCTGGCTGGATATCCATGAAAGTCAGGGTGTGCTCGTCTTCGCAAACCTTGATGGCTGGGATGACGCCCCGGATGATTTTGCAAAAAATACAGCTTTCGCTGGGGTTCATGCGGTTGGCCTCCTGAGCGGCAGGCGGTTGGGCGGGAAAGTCTTTTCCGTGTATGGGGTGGTTCCGGCGCGGGGCGCACCCAGCTTCAGGGTTGGCGCTCGACCGTCCGAATCTCCATGCGCATCACTTCCTTGCCTTTCTTGTGCTGGGCAATCCGCACCGGCAGATAGCGCAATTCGGGCGCGAACCAAAAGGTGGTGATTCGGGTGCTGCCCGGTTTGGAGTGGCTGATGCGTAGCGCGCGGAGCCGGCCGAGCGGAGTATCCAGTATCTCCTCGCCCTCGTTGCGAATCTGGAAGGTTCTGAGCGCGGTCTCGTCTACCAGCGTGTACTGTTCGGGCAGACGGTCGCGTTGCAAATCCCGCATCACCACCATGTTGAGACTCAGGGGGTCCACCACGCCAGGCGACAGCGGCAGGGTGGCCTGGCGCGTACCGCTGCGCGCTTCGACCCGACCGGCTGGCCAGTCGAAGCGCAGTTGCACGTCACCGGATTTCTTGCCGGTTTCCATCCGCCGTTCGTAACGGGTCGGCTGAATCCGGCCATCGCGGATTTCCCCGCTGGCCCGCTCGCGGACACTGGCCGACGCCAGCAGCGCCACCAGCCCGTTGGGGCGGACATCGGAACTCATCTGGTAACCACCCGAACCGTCCGCGGCCAGGCTCATGACCGCTTCGCCCAGCGAGAATCCCTGGCCATACACTTCGTAATGGGTCTGAAAGGGTGCGACGGGCAATTCGCCGCCAGCGGAGGTTGAGAGACCGAGCGCCAGCCCAGCGGCCAGCATGATGGCGCGGAATGATCGTTTCATGCGACGGCGCATCCTCGCCGACCCGACGGTCGGCAATCGATTTCAAGGATAATGACCGCGCATGATAGACCATTCCCGGCGACCGCGTGCCCACGGATCGCCACGTTAGGCGGGGTTCAGGCTTGCAGTTGGGTGAGTTGGCCGCGACGTTCGCGCAACAGCGTTTCATAGGCACGGCTGAGCGCATGTTCGTAGGCACAGTCGCCGGCTTCGCCCATTTCGTGCAGACGCGCCTCGAAAAAGGCGATTTCCTGGCGCAGAAAGTCGACGGCCCGATAATCGGCCATCGGATGGCCACGGCTCCCTTGGCGGGTGCTCAGGGCAAAATCGGCGTACATGGCTTGCTTCTCCTCATTTGGTTGTCATTTTCGCGATTCGAACATAGCGTACTTCGAGTGGGTGAACTCCGCATGACACCGGCGTGAAATCCGCGTTTCACCAGGTACGGAACCGCATGGATAGATCGACCGCGCGCACGTCCTTGGTCAGGCCGCCGATGGAGATGTAATCGACTCCGGTTTCGGCGATCCCGCGCACGGTATCGAAATTGACGTTGCCGGAGGCTTCCAGCTTGACGCTGCCACCAACGATCCGCACCGCCTCGGCCATGGCTGTCAGATCGAAGTTGTCGAGCATGACGATATCGGGTCGGGCGGCCAGCGCCTCTTCCAGTTCGGGGCGATTCTCCACTTCCACTTCGACGGTGATGCCGGGATGCAAACGGCGAGCGGTGGCGATGGCGTTGCCAATCGATCCGGCCGCCATGATGTGATTTTCCTTGATCAACACGGCGTCGAACAAACCGATGCGATGGTTGCGGCAACCGCCGCGGCGCACGGCGTATTTCTGTGCCAGCCGCAGGCCCGGCAAGGTCTTGCGGGTATCGAGAATGACGGCCTGGGTACCGCTCACGGCATCGGCATAGCGGCGAGCCAGCGTGGCGGTGCCGGACAGCAGTTGCAGGAAATTCAAGGCGGTGCGCTCGCCGGTCAGCAGAGGGCGAGCCGGGCCGCGTAGGGTGCAGAGCAATTGCTCGGGTTCGACGCGGTCGCCGTCGGCCGCTCGCCAGTCGGTGGCGATACGCGGATCGAGCTGGCGGAACACGGCGTCGAACCAGGCGGTGCCGCACAGAATCGCGGTTTCGCGGCTAATGACGGTCGCTTCGGCCTGGGCGTGCTCCGGGATCAGCGC
Proteins encoded in this window:
- a CDS encoding HIT family protein, with amino-acid sequence MNPSESCIFCKIIRGVIPAIKVCEDEHTLTFMDIQPASPGHALVISKTHAANLLEIAESDLLAVTRTTQRIARAVHKALAPDGLRISQFNGAAAGQTVPHYHVHIVPMREGQRAGAHGRAPGDPGELKALAARIREALED
- a CDS encoding DUF3108 domain-containing protein, which gives rise to MKRSFRAIMLAAGLALGLSTSAGGELPVAPFQTHYEVYGQGFSLGEAVMSLAADGSGGYQMSSDVRPNGLVALLASASVRERASGEIRDGRIQPTRYERRMETGKKSGDVQLRFDWPAGRVEARSGTRQATLPLSPGVVDPLSLNMVVMRDLQRDRLPEQYTLVDETALRTFQIRNEGEEILDTPLGRLRALRISHSKPGSTRITTFWFAPELRYLPVRIAQHKKGKEVMRMEIRTVERQP
- a CDS encoding carboxylating nicotinate-nucleotide diphosphorylase gives rise to the protein MTLPDLNPNVALALAEDVGDGDLTAALIPEHAQAEATVISRETAILCGTAWFDAVFRQLDPRIATDWRAADGDRVEPEQLLCTLRGPARPLLTGERTALNFLQLLSGTATLARRYADAVSGTQAVILDTRKTLPGLRLAQKYAVRRGGCRNHRIGLFDAVLIKENHIMAAGSIGNAIATARRLHPGITVEVEVENRPELEEALAARPDIVMLDNFDLTAMAEAVRIVGGSVKLEASGNVNFDTVRGIAETGVDYISIGGLTKDVRAVDLSMRFRTW